A single region of the candidate division KSB1 bacterium genome encodes:
- a CDS encoding sigma-70 family RNA polymerase sigma factor, which translates to MVLVQESEAELIERAKAGDRGAQAAIVRKYEQMVYNVALRLTGNVEEAEGVMQETFIKVLEALPSFRGDAQLGTWIYRIATNFALMQLRKRRTPVYSLEEYNLDESRDLAAFNRSLAESPEAMVLNAELRRVMEEAIEALPPKYKTAFVLKDMEGLSLQQIAEMLELNVATVKTHIHRARLFLRDRLAEYVERGKK; encoded by the coding sequence ATGGTGTTGGTGCAGGAAAGCGAAGCTGAGCTTATTGAGCGGGCCAAGGCGGGTGATCGTGGCGCACAGGCGGCCATCGTGCGGAAGTACGAGCAGATGGTGTACAATGTGGCGCTGCGACTGACGGGGAACGTGGAGGAGGCGGAGGGGGTGATGCAGGAGACATTCATCAAGGTGCTGGAGGCGCTGCCCAGCTTTCGCGGGGATGCGCAGTTGGGCACGTGGATTTATCGCATTGCCACCAATTTTGCATTGATGCAGCTGCGCAAGCGGAGGACGCCGGTATACTCGTTGGAAGAGTACAATTTGGATGAGAGTCGAGATCTTGCTGCGTTCAACCGTTCGCTGGCTGAGAGTCCGGAGGCGATGGTGTTGAATGCGGAGCTGCGGAGGGTGATGGAGGAGGCGATTGAGGCGCTGCCGCCGAAGTACAAGACGGCGTTTGTGTTGAAGGACATGGAGGGGTTGTCGCTGCAGCAGATTGCGGAGATGTTGGAGTTGAATGTGGCGACGGTGAAGACGCATATTCATCGGGCGAGGTTATTTTTGCGCGATCGTCTTGCTGAGTATGTGGAGAGGGGTAAGAAGTGA
- the trxA gene encoding thioredoxin — MGKPVELTDANFASEVTEHKGLVLVDFWAEWCGPCRMVAPVVEKVAADYAGRLKVGKVNVDLHGKAAMTYGVTGIPTLILFKDGQVVDKIVGAVPEKELKKMVDRHLTPAKN, encoded by the coding sequence ATGGGAAAACCAGTAGAACTGACAGATGCTAATTTCGCAAGCGAGGTGACTGAACACAAGGGTTTGGTCTTGGTGGATTTTTGGGCGGAATGGTGTGGGCCGTGCCGCATGGTGGCGCCGGTGGTGGAGAAGGTGGCCGCGGATTATGCCGGGAGACTGAAAGTGGGCAAAGTGAATGTGGACCTCCATGGCAAGGCGGCAATGACTTACGGCGTCACGGGCATACCCACACTGATCTTGTTCAAGGACGGCCAAGTGGTAGACAAGATTGTGGGGGCCGTGCCGGAAAAGGAACTGAAAAAGATGGTTGACCGCCACCTGACCCCTGCAAAGAACTAG
- a CDS encoding OsmC family protein, which yields MKAIVRQVQGLTFVGKADSNHWVAMDADPKVGGSNAGSRPMELLLVALAGCTGMDVASILDKMRVKYDDFYMEVEADRAKEHPKTFTAIRLKYVLVGDNIPPEAVNRAVQLSQSTYCSVSAMLRQACEISVDVEIRPKQAEQGR from the coding sequence ATGAAGGCCATAGTGCGGCAGGTACAAGGTTTGACCTTTGTAGGCAAAGCGGACTCCAACCACTGGGTGGCGATGGATGCTGACCCGAAAGTGGGAGGTAGCAACGCCGGTTCTCGGCCCATGGAATTGCTCCTGGTGGCTCTGGCCGGGTGTACTGGTATGGATGTGGCCTCCATCCTTGATAAGATGCGGGTGAAATACGACGATTTCTACATGGAAGTGGAGGCAGATCGTGCCAAGGAACATCCAAAGACTTTCACAGCGATTCGACTCAAGTACGTGTTGGTCGGCGACAATATCCCTCCGGAAGCGGTGAACAGGGCAGTGCAGCTCTCCCAAAGCACCTATTGCTCGGTATCGGCGATGCTGCGCCAGGCCTGTGAGATCTCTGTTGATGTAGAGATTCGACCAAAACAAGCAGAACAAGGGAGGTAA
- a CDS encoding DUF1858 domain-containing protein codes for MSEERTPAPLVEGQTPIEELVNRYPRAVRFLMEHGIKCLACGEPVWGTVASSARDKGFSEAEIAALVHELNLYLAEE; via the coding sequence ATGAGTGAGGAGCGCACGCCTGCGCCGTTGGTAGAGGGCCAGACGCCCATCGAGGAGCTGGTGAATAGGTACCCGCGCGCCGTGCGCTTTTTGATGGAGCACGGAATCAAGTGCCTGGCATGCGGGGAACCGGTGTGGGGTACGGTGGCTAGCAGTGCTCGCGACAAGGGCTTTTCTGAGGCCGAGATAGCTGCCCTTGTCCATGAGCTCAATCTCTACCTTGCAGAGGAATAG
- a CDS encoding TlpA family protein disulfide reductase produces MKALSITRALLLVVALLAAAWVDDAPQAQEGRKKAYDFRLKDLDGKTHSLSDFRGKVVIVDIWDTWCPPCRREIPEFAELHRAYADSGFVMIGVAAARNGVDAVRSFVREHRVPYLNLIATDEVFRGYGPIEGIPTTFVIDHEGYIHQKYVGYTPKQMFERDIKTLLARRKKMRDAR; encoded by the coding sequence ATGAAGGCATTGAGCATCACAAGGGCTTTGTTGCTGGTTGTCGCGCTTCTGGCGGCGGCCTGGGTAGACGACGCCCCGCAGGCGCAAGAGGGCAGGAAGAAGGCCTATGACTTTCGGCTCAAGGATCTCGACGGCAAGACCCACAGTCTGTCGGACTTTCGCGGCAAAGTGGTCATTGTGGATATCTGGGATACTTGGTGCCCACCGTGTCGCAGGGAGATTCCAGAGTTTGCGGAGCTACATCGCGCGTACGCGGACAGTGGTTTTGTGATGATCGGGGTTGCGGCGGCGCGCAATGGCGTGGATGCCGTACGCTCTTTTGTCCGCGAGCACCGGGTGCCTTACCTCAACCTAATTGCCACGGACGAGGTCTTCAGGGGCTATGGACCAATCGAGGGCATCCCAACTACCTTTGTCATTGACCACGAGGGGTACATCCACCAAAAATACGTGGGCTACACGCCGAAGCAAATGTTTGAACGCGACATCAAGACGCTCCTTGCGCGGAGGAAAAAGATGAGGGATGCACGATGA
- a CDS encoding helix-turn-helix domain-containing protein, whose protein sequence is MTYYGVMRGVENIFNLRLAMVELATEKGRSEAVRQYNTTRRTARKWVRRHEEQGLTGLDQNRAPKHIPHKTPKAMEDRFIELRRNHPAWGPERLKMHYELRISAKAIARIIRQAGLVRRKKRKWQKQRDLREVKKQSRPFRLITIDVKDLCDDMDKHWPPMMRLHLPRDEYSARDVRTGGGWYAYGRTKESTNAAIFASYLLSSLKHYGVDMKGLTIQTPNGSEFIGSVRKRGESAFKEVLDDFGVRHCRIY, encoded by the coding sequence ATGACCTACTACGGTGTGATGAGAGGCGTGGAGAACATATTCAACCTACGGCTGGCAATGGTCGAGCTTGCCACGGAGAAGGGAAGATCTGAGGCAGTCCGCCAGTACAACACGACCCGCAGGACAGCGCGGAAATGGGTGAGGCGTCACGAAGAGCAAGGGCTTACGGGACTTGATCAGAACAGGGCGCCGAAGCATATTCCTCACAAAACCCCGAAGGCGATGGAGGATCGGTTTATAGAGTTACGGAGGAATCATCCGGCGTGGGGGCCGGAGAGGTTAAAGATGCATTACGAGCTTCGCATCTCTGCCAAGGCAATAGCACGGATCATTCGCCAGGCGGGTCTTGTGAGGAGGAAGAAGAGAAAGTGGCAAAAGCAAAGGGACTTGAGGGAGGTGAAAAAGCAATCAAGACCTTTCCGGCTTATTACCATAGATGTCAAGGACCTTTGCGATGATATGGACAAGCACTGGCCGCCGATGATGAGGCTTCACCTGCCACGCGATGAATACAGTGCCAGAGACGTGCGGACCGGTGGGGGCTGGTATGCGTATGGGAGGACAAAAGAGTCCACCAATGCCGCCATATTTGCCAGCTATCTACTTTCTTCCCTGAAGCACTATGGGGTGGATATGAAAGGATTGACAATCCAGACTCCCAATGGGTCAGAGTTCATCGGGAGTGTGCGCAAGAGAGGTGAGAGCGCGTTTAAGGAGGTTCTTGATGACTTTGGGGTGAGGCATTGCCGGATATACTAG
- a CDS encoding HAD hydrolase-like protein translates to MITIHPSEAPTLLEPLGQEFAIIENPAYVFPPYDVVPLAPKILTPRERLVAVVQDMDGTTTTTENLCLHSLETMVRRVTNRPRREEWTGLDRQRDYPHIIGNSTTKHVEYLLKTYGDAIDLEAFREAYLQAALWTVANRPDERRTEEVLTNLRHFGCADLLEVEPVRSWLARASDCGALAGVPEEARPSIQRVAQRIPLADFTDRVRAAIDIYYQRYHEILIHVRLGKAEQFRNLLPDPSRRLIEPMPGVAVFLAAVKGWLGAELALFYELLCGHCPDPGDAGPQRQTLAALGHHLEEHPLKVAVVTSSIAYEANIVLCEVFRVICEEVEAWPVSADRRRWLQEQFADYHRVFDVVVTASDSSEIRLKPHRDLYSLALHQLGVAKSDFNKVIGFEDSESGVIAIRAAGVGLCVAVPFSDTRGHNLEQAAYVLHGGLPEALLRHALFLDPRLLQG, encoded by the coding sequence GTGATAACCATACATCCTTCCGAAGCCCCAACCTTACTTGAACCGCTTGGGCAGGAGTTCGCGATCATCGAGAATCCGGCGTACGTGTTTCCCCCTTACGACGTGGTACCCCTTGCGCCAAAGATCCTCACGCCGAGAGAGCGCCTGGTAGCCGTGGTGCAGGATATGGACGGGACCACCACTACCACCGAGAACCTATGCCTTCATTCGCTGGAGACCATGGTCAGACGCGTGACTAATCGCCCCAGGCGGGAGGAGTGGACGGGGCTTGACCGCCAGCGAGATTACCCGCACATCATTGGCAACAGTACCACCAAGCATGTAGAGTATTTGCTCAAAACCTACGGCGACGCGATAGACCTTGAGGCCTTTCGTGAGGCTTACCTGCAGGCAGCGCTGTGGACGGTGGCCAACCGTCCGGACGAGCGCAGAACCGAAGAGGTGCTGACAAATCTCCGCCACTTCGGCTGCGCAGATCTCCTTGAGGTTGAACCGGTGCGCTCATGGCTGGCACGAGCCAGCGATTGCGGTGCACTGGCGGGGGTACCCGAGGAGGCACGGCCTTCGATTCAGCGGGTGGCCCAACGCATCCCGCTGGCCGACTTCACCGACAGGGTGCGGGCAGCGATAGACATCTATTACCAGCGCTATCACGAGATCCTCATCCACGTGCGCTTGGGAAAAGCTGAGCAGTTCCGCAACCTCTTGCCTGACCCGAGTAGGAGGCTCATCGAGCCTATGCCGGGGGTCGCCGTTTTTCTGGCGGCGGTGAAGGGCTGGCTAGGGGCGGAGCTAGCCCTTTTCTATGAGTTACTGTGTGGGCACTGCCCCGATCCCGGCGACGCGGGTCCCCAACGCCAGACCCTCGCCGCCCTCGGCCACCACCTCGAGGAGCATCCCCTAAAGGTTGCAGTCGTAACCTCATCCATCGCTTACGAGGCGAACATTGTGCTGTGCGAAGTGTTTCGTGTCATCTGCGAAGAGGTGGAGGCCTGGCCTGTATCGGCGGATCGGCGGCGCTGGCTCCAGGAACAGTTCGCCGATTACCATCGGGTCTTTGACGTGGTGGTCACAGCGTCCGATTCCAGCGAGATCAGGCTCAAGCCCCATCGCGACTTGTACAGCCTGGCGCTGCACCAGCTTGGGGTGGCAAAGAGCGATTTCAACAAGGTGATCGGATTTGAAGACAGCGAGTCGGGGGTGATTGCCATTCGGGCTGCGGGGGTTGGGCTGTGCGTAGCAGTGCCTTTTAGCGACACGCGCGGGCATAACCTTGAGCAGGCCGCCTATGTGCTGCACGGCGGGCTCCCGGAGGCGCTGCTGCGCCACGCGCTATTCCTTGACCCGCGCCTACTTCAGGGGTAA
- a CDS encoding TonB-dependent receptor → MTSFRRMFRVGIASELGVLVLMASLTWAGTTGKIAGVVKDADSGEPLPLANVTLKGTYLGAATDVKGRYHILSVPPGTYTLVVTMMGYTRVEVTNVRVSIDQTARVDISLRQAVLDLGTSVVVEASRPIIQKDLTTSIEVIGVDRLYQAPVSQVYEAVHLQTGVFFDPIPVEGNLSGTGRGEPRYSVRGGEQDEVVWFIDGTRSAAWAEAKADAGGSFTRINREAVKEVQVITGGFNAEYGQAQSGIVNVITKEGDQRYSWSVDYQYGPPHQRHFGTYLYDREKNIEFKRHTLVDSATGATYLDPAWWTPERQKQVYDYRAFADHQVQLSFGGPVPGKFIPLLGGELAKMTFFATARYQQEAYDLPRPRDTRNLSEFTLSGNYGVRPGLNIKFGGLYSHDAHATNGEESFPYFAKYYRGYGTLLDNYVTQLRLGVIHVLSPRLFYELKLSSYTLRQDETPSPYRVLGQSKNPDIWGWHRYDGFEDEPFLAHHFSSLAHNVTSDLAAVGNVSWQVNESNLLKTGFEFHYNTYKEDSWVLSEWSSDLRDWRCRGLNETYHPLQLAFYVQDKMEFESMILNVGVRYDLYDGNREWFTKDSFVLNPSLDPEYNPNADPDKDGIDSLGHKKWDFANVLAKPRFRVPAFHSINPRLGISFPITERSVFHFSYGHFYQMPPINAQYEFLYFRPVYVVKGQPSVDTDPERVINLTLQPLKPEKTIQFEMGFKHHFENLAVLNVTGFYKDVFDQVERARFLDKRIYGVDPYTGNESRVFYSSRYSGDYGDARGVEVSLRTLFSTDFVLDMNYSFSKSTHGTATPWQIHIDKDGKVTYQWYVEASDRLPTERSFSRPHILRANVFLKYPMGWRVPGLFQLLGNSDLSLLYTYVSGQAFTYLEPDDPPDLLDNHRMPARQQWDLRFNRYFSLGEHTFTFYTRVTNLFNQKNIKTWGLPAAFDPEAIDRFVKTGKPSLVDPDGFDISYMIYYAPRSVWVGFRYNFR, encoded by the coding sequence ATGACATCGTTTCGCCGGATGTTTCGTGTGGGCATCGCCAGTGAGCTTGGCGTGCTTGTGCTGATGGCGTCCTTGACTTGGGCAGGGACCACCGGCAAGATCGCGGGGGTAGTCAAGGACGCCGACTCTGGGGAACCGCTCCCGCTGGCCAATGTGACCCTTAAGGGTACCTATCTCGGCGCCGCGACGGACGTCAAAGGACGCTATCACATCCTGAGTGTACCGCCAGGCACCTACACCTTGGTGGTCACCATGATGGGATACACCCGCGTGGAGGTGACCAACGTCCGGGTGAGCATAGATCAGACCGCGCGGGTGGACATCAGCCTGCGGCAGGCCGTGCTGGACCTCGGCACCTCAGTGGTGGTAGAAGCATCGCGGCCAATCATCCAAAAGGACTTGACCACTAGCATCGAGGTCATCGGCGTCGACCGGCTCTATCAAGCCCCTGTGTCGCAAGTCTACGAAGCTGTGCACTTGCAGACGGGCGTCTTCTTTGACCCGATACCCGTGGAAGGGAACCTTTCCGGCACTGGCAGAGGTGAGCCGCGCTACTCCGTGAGAGGAGGCGAGCAGGACGAAGTAGTGTGGTTCATAGACGGCACGCGGTCGGCGGCCTGGGCTGAGGCAAAGGCGGACGCCGGCGGGTCTTTCACGCGCATCAACCGCGAGGCGGTCAAAGAGGTTCAGGTCATCACTGGCGGGTTCAACGCCGAATATGGCCAGGCGCAGTCGGGCATCGTGAACGTCATCACCAAGGAAGGTGACCAGCGCTACTCCTGGTCTGTCGATTACCAATATGGCCCACCGCACCAGCGGCACTTTGGCACCTACCTTTACGACCGGGAGAAGAATATCGAGTTCAAGCGCCACACGCTGGTGGATTCGGCCACGGGCGCCACCTATCTGGACCCCGCCTGGTGGACGCCTGAGCGCCAGAAACAGGTGTACGACTACCGCGCCTTTGCTGATCACCAGGTTCAGCTCTCTTTCGGGGGACCAGTGCCAGGTAAGTTCATCCCCTTGCTGGGTGGCGAGTTGGCAAAGATGACATTTTTCGCCACGGCCCGCTACCAGCAGGAGGCCTACGACCTGCCCCGTCCGCGCGACACCCGCAACCTGAGCGAGTTCACCCTCAGCGGCAACTATGGGGTGCGTCCGGGGCTGAACATCAAGTTCGGTGGCCTGTACAGCCACGATGCCCACGCCACCAACGGCGAGGAGAGTTTTCCTTACTTCGCCAAGTACTATCGAGGCTATGGCACCCTCCTGGATAACTATGTCACGCAACTTCGCCTTGGGGTCATTCACGTGCTAAGCCCCCGGCTTTTTTACGAGCTCAAGCTGAGTTCCTATACCCTCAGGCAGGATGAGACGCCCAGTCCCTACCGCGTGCTGGGGCAATCCAAGAACCCTGACATCTGGGGCTGGCATCGATACGATGGGTTCGAGGATGAGCCGTTTCTCGCCCATCACTTTAGTTCTCTGGCACACAATGTAACCAGTGATTTGGCAGCGGTGGGAAACGTCAGCTGGCAGGTAAATGAGAGTAATCTGCTCAAGACAGGGTTTGAGTTCCATTACAACACCTACAAAGAAGACAGCTGGGTCCTCTCCGAGTGGAGTTCCGACCTGCGCGATTGGCGGTGCCGTGGACTGAATGAAACCTACCACCCATTGCAGCTGGCGTTCTACGTCCAGGACAAGATGGAATTCGAGAGCATGATCCTCAACGTCGGCGTCCGCTATGACCTGTATGACGGGAACCGGGAGTGGTTTACCAAGGACAGCTTTGTGCTCAATCCGTCCCTTGACCCTGAATACAATCCGAACGCTGACCCTGACAAGGATGGCATCGATTCACTCGGGCACAAGAAATGGGACTTTGCCAACGTTCTGGCCAAACCCCGCTTTCGAGTGCCGGCGTTTCACTCCATCAACCCTCGCCTTGGCATTTCCTTCCCCATCACTGAGCGGAGCGTGTTCCACTTCAGCTATGGGCACTTCTACCAGATGCCACCCATCAACGCGCAGTATGAGTTCCTCTACTTCCGGCCGGTGTATGTGGTGAAGGGGCAGCCTTCAGTGGATACGGACCCGGAGCGGGTAATCAATCTGACCCTGCAGCCCTTGAAACCGGAGAAGACCATCCAGTTTGAGATGGGTTTCAAGCACCACTTCGAGAACCTGGCGGTGCTCAATGTGACAGGCTTTTACAAGGACGTCTTCGATCAGGTGGAACGCGCGAGGTTTTTGGACAAACGCATCTATGGTGTGGACCCGTACACGGGCAACGAATCGCGCGTGTTTTACAGCAGTCGCTACAGCGGTGACTACGGCGATGCGCGGGGGGTGGAGGTGAGCTTGCGCACGCTCTTCAGTACGGACTTTGTCTTGGACATGAACTATAGCTTTTCCAAGAGCACGCACGGCACGGCTACTCCCTGGCAAATTCACATCGACAAGGACGGGAAGGTGACGTACCAATGGTATGTGGAGGCCAGCGATAGGCTCCCCACCGAGCGATCGTTCAGTCGGCCCCACATCTTGCGCGCCAACGTTTTCTTGAAGTATCCAATGGGGTGGCGAGTGCCTGGGCTTTTCCAGCTGTTGGGTAACAGCGACCTGAGCCTCTTGTATACCTACGTCAGCGGTCAGGCCTTCACTTACCTGGAACCGGATGACCCACCAGACCTCTTGGACAACCATCGCATGCCGGCCCGCCAGCAGTGGGACCTGAGGTTCAATCGGTACTTCTCCTTGGGGGAGCACACCTTTACGTTCTACACGAGGGTGACCAACTTGTTCAACCAGAAGAACATCAAGACGTGGGGGTTACCTGCAGCGTTTGACCCGGAGGCCATTGACCGTTTTGTGAAGACCGGGAAACCAAGTCTGGTTGATCCGGACGGCTTTGACATCAGCTATATGATCTACTATGCGCCGCGCAGCGTCTGGGTGGGCTTTCGCTATAACTTCCGCTGA